From Arachis stenosperma cultivar V10309 chromosome 2, arast.V10309.gnm1.PFL2, whole genome shotgun sequence, one genomic window encodes:
- the LOC130962001 gene encoding uncharacterized protein LOC130962001, translating to MLNAKVDQISQKSSSNSVLQIKQDDKFFCRLLSKETSMANPSFRFSSSSVNVPFVWESQPGTPKYKLFSQETLPPLTPPPSYHNTNNNNVNNNALKRVKKNNSRSSSNIFMALFTKMSLKKIITPSPSPSCSLSSRWTTSDSSKVVPVAKIGRRRFLSYGSSSFDFRGANDEEDGGGSSSPPPSSSALCFAISRAMSSNSGFQSSYKRKAQ from the coding sequence atgttaaATGCAAAAGTTGATCAGATTTCTCAGAAGAGTAGTAGTAATAGTGTTCTTCAGATTAAGCAAGATGATAAATTCTTCTGCAGGCTTCTGTCAAAGGAAACTTCAATGGCAAACCCATCTTTcagattctcttcttcttctgttaATGTCCCATTTGTTTGGGAATCTCAACCTGGCACACCAAAGTACAAATTATTCTCTCAAGAAACTCTTCCTCCTTTAACTCCACCACCCtcttatcacaacaccaacaacaataatgttAATAATAATGCATTGAAGAGGGTCAAGAAGAATAATTCAAGATCAAGTAGCAACATTTTCATGGCAttgtttacaaagatgagtctCAAGAAGATTATTACGCCTTCGCCGTCGCCGTCATGTTCTTTGTCTTCGAGGTGGACAACCTCGGATTCGTCCAAGGTTGTCCCCGTGGCAAAGATCGGAAGGAGGAGATTCTTGAGTTATGGTTCTTCGTCTTTCGACTTTAGAGGGGCGAATGATGAAGAAGATGGTGGTGGTTCGTCATCGCCACCACCTTCTTCATCGGCATTGTGCTTTGCAATTTCACGTGCCATGAGCTCTAACAGTGGTTTCCAAAGTTCTTACAAGAGAAAAGCACAATAA